From the Acidovorax sp. NCPPB 3576 genome, the window TGGGCTGGCTGGTCATGCCTGCCGACATGACTCATCACATGGGCAAACTCATTGAGTTCAACACTTCCTGCACCAGTGTGTTCACCCAGCGGGCAGGGGTTGCTGCTCTGCAGCATGCGTCCGAAATCACCCCCGGGGTGGTGTCTCATCTTCATCGGTGCAGGGACATCTTGGTTCCATTGCTGCAGTCGCTGCCACAGGTGGAAGTCGCTTGCCCGCGCGGCGGCATGTATGCGTTCTTTCGGATGGCCGGTCGGGGTGATTCGCTGGACTTGGCCAAGCGGTTGGTGCTGGAGGCCGGCTTGGGGCTGGCGCCGGGCAGCGCCTTCGGCCTGGAGGCGGAGGGGTGGTTGCGTTGGTGCTTCGCTTCCCGCGATCCCGAACGGCTGGTGCTGGGAGTGAAACGGCTCAAAACATGGCTCGGGGTATAATCGCAGAGTTTTGCATGGTGCAAGACGCACGCTTGTGGCCATTCCAGCCGCTTGCGCAAGTAAGACAGGGGCAGGGCAGCCACGCGCTGCAACCACCGGCCCCGCAATTCAAGGAAAACCAATGATCGCATCCTCTATCAAGGCCGAAGTCGTCAAGGCCAACGCCCGTGCTGCTAACGATACCGGTAGCCCGGAAGTTCAAGTGGCCCTTCTGACGGCCCGTATCAACGAACTGACCCCTCACTTCAAGACCCATGCCAAGGATCACCACGGTCGCCGCGGCCTGCTGCGCATGGTGAGTCGCCGCCGCAAGCTGCTGGACTATCTGAAGACGAAGGACGCTGAGCGTTATACGGCATTGATCGCCAAGCTGGGTCTGCGCAAGTAAGCGCATTTGCATGCCGAAACGCCTGGGTTAGCACGCTAGCTCAGGCGTTTTTTACTTCGGAGCGGCAAAACAGATCGAAGCTGTGTCATTCCAATGGCCTTGTCCCACGGGCAAAAAATGAAGGGTCACTGGAATGGCATCGTGTTCTGAATTGCACTCCTTTGCATGCTGGCTCTTTGTAGCCAGCTATTAAAAATGGAGCAAAAATGAGCATTTTCAATAAAGTCACCAAGTCTTTCCAATGGGGCGACAAGACGGTCGTCATGGAAACGGGCGAAATCGCCCGCCAAGCGTCCGGCGCCGTGCTGGTCAACATCGATGACACGGTCGTTCTGGCCACGGTGGTGGGCTCCAAGACAGCCAAGGCCGGGCAGGACTTCTTCCCCTTGACGGTCGATTACATCGAGAAGACGTATGCTGCTGGCAAGATCCCGGGCAGTTTCTTCAAGCGTGAAGCCAAGCCCAGCGAGCATGAGACGCTCACGAGCCGCCTGATCGACCGCCCGATCCGCCCGCTGTTCCCCGAAGGCTTCTTCAACGAAGTACATGTGGTCATCCATACGGTTTCGCTGAACCCGGAGGTGGATGCGGACATTGCGGCCCTGATCGCTGTGAGTGCTGCGCTCTCCATCTCCGGCATCCCATTCAATGGCCCCATTGGTGCGGCGCGCGTGGGCTACATCAACGGCGAATATGTGCTGAACCCTGGCCAGACGGCCCGCAAAAATTCCCAGATGGACCTCGTAGTGGCCGGCACCGAAGCGGCCGTGCTGATGGTCGAGTCGGAGGCTCAACAGCTGTCTGAAGAGATCATGCTGGGTGCCGTGGTCTTTGGCCATGAGCAAGGCAACATTGCCATCAATGCGATCCATGAATTGGTACGCGACGCTGGCAAGGCCGTCTGGGATTGGCAGCCACCTGCCAAGGACGAGTCCTTCATCGGCAAGGTCAATGCCCTGGCGGAAGAAAAGCTGCGCGCTGCCTATCAGATCCGCAGCAAGCAGGCACGCACACAGGCCTTGCGTGAAGCCACTGCCTCGGTGCTGGCGGCTTTGAAGGCTGAGGGCGTGGAGTTTGATGCCGTCAAAGTCGAAGGCTTGCTGTTCGACATCGAAGCCAAGATCGTTCGAAGCCAGATTCTGGCGGGCGAGCCCCGCATTGACGGTCGCGATACCCGCACGGTACGTCCTATCGAAATCCGCAATGGCGTGCTGCCCCGCACCCACGGTTCCGCCTTGTTCACGCGTGGTGAGACCCAGGCGCTGGTGGTGTCCACGCTGGGCACCGAACGGGATGCTCAGCGCATCGATGCGCTGGCCGGCGAGTACGAAGACCGGTTCATGATGCACTACAACATGCCTCCCTTCGCCACGGGTGAAGTGGGACGCATGGGCTCGACCAAGCGCCGCGAAATCGGTCACGGCCGTCTTGCCAAGCGCGCGCTGATCGCCGTGCTGCCGACCAAGGAAGAGTTTCCCTACACGATGCGTGTGGTGTCTGAAATCACCGAGTCCAACGGCTCCTCTTCGATGGCTTCGGTGTGTGGCGGCTGCTTGTCGCTGATGGACGCTGGCGTGCCTATGAAGGCGCACGTGGCGGGTATCGCCATGGGCCTGATCAAGGACGACAACCGTTTTGCCGTGCTGACCGACATCCTGGGCGATGAAGATCACCTGGGCGACATGGACTTCAAGGTCGCGGGTACCACTGGCGGTATCACCGCGCTGCAGATGGACATCAAGATCCAGGGCATCACCAAGGAAATCATGCAAGTTGCGCTGGCGCAAGCCAAGGAGGCGCGCCTGCATATCCTGGGCAAGATGCAGGAAGCCATGGGCGAGGCCAAGACGGAAGTGAGTAACTTCGCGCCGAAGCTGTTCACCATGAAGATCAATCCTGAAAAGATCCGTGACGTGATCGGCAAGGGCGGTGCGGTGATCCGCGCCCTGACGGAGGAAACCGGCACGCAGATCAACATCGACGAAGACGGCACGATCACGATCGCATCGACTGACAGCGCCAAGGCGGACGAAGCCAAGCGCCGCATCGAGCAGATCACGGCAGAAGTCGAAATCGGCAAAATCTACGAAGGCCCCATCGTCAAGATCCTGGATTTCGGCGCACTGATCAATCTGCTGCCCGGCAAGGATGGCTTGCTGCACATCAGCCAGATCGCTCATGAGCGCGTCGAGAAGGTCACCGACTACCTGACCGAAGGCCAGATTGTCAAGGTCAAGGTGCTGGAGACTGACGAAAAGGGGCGCGTCAAACTGTCGATGAAGGCGCTGGCTGATCGTCCAATGGGTGACAGCGGTGGCCGTCCGGCACCTGCCGAGCGCGGAGAGCGCTCCGACCGTGGCGAGCGCCGTGAGCGCCGTGATGGTGCCGACCAGCAGCAGCAACAGCAGTCCCTGACGTCCGGTGAGTCGTCGGGTCAGATGGATGCCTGAACTGAATTGCTATTGAAATGATAGCTGCCGGCGCACATTTTGCCTGCGCTGGCGCTGTATTCATCTCAACTTTTTTGGCAAGGTAATGGCTATGCGAGTGGTTGAAATCGAGGGCCCTGGTGGCCCTGAGGTTCTGCGCTTGGGAGAGCGCTCGGTGCCAGAACCGGCGCAGGGCGAGTTGCTGATCCGTGTCGCAGCCAGTGGCATCAACCGGCCCGACGTTTTGCAGAGAAAAGGCCACTATGCGCCTCCGCCGGGTGCGTCGGAATTGCCAGGCCTCGAGGTGGCTGGTGTGATCGAGCGGGGCGACCAGGCTGCGATGGACAAGGCAGGCCTCAAGGTGGGTGACCGCGTTTGTGCACTGGTTGCTGGTGGCGGTTATGCGGAGTATTGCGTGGCGCCGGTGATGCAATGCTTGCCGGTGCCCGAAGGTTTCAGCGATATCGAGGCGGCCTCGCTGCCGGAGACGTTTTTCACCGTATGGAGCAACGTGTTTGATCGCGGACGCCTTCAGTCCGGTGAAACTTTGCTGGTGCAGGGCGGCAGCAGCGGGATCGGCGTGACTGCCATCCAGTTGGCCCGTGCATTCGGCGCCATGGTCATCGTCACGGCCGGTAGCGATGAAAAGTGTGCCGCCTGCCTGGAGATCGGTGCCCATCACGCCATCAACTACAAAACCCAGGATTTTGTTGCAGAGATCGATCGCATCACTGGCGGCAAAGGGGTGGACGTGATTCTGGACATGGTTGCAGGCGACTATGTGGCCCGCGAGATCGAATGCTTGGCCGAAGATGGGCGCTTGGTGATCATCGCGGTTCAAGGGGGCGTCAAGGCTGAATTGAATGCGGGTCTTGTGCTGCGCCGGCGCCTCACTGTCACCGGCTCCACGCTGCGGCCTCGTTCCGTGGCTTTCAAGGGCGCCATTGCCAATGCCTTGCGTGAGCGTGTGTGGCCGCTGCTGTCGTCCCGGAAAGTTCGTCCGATCGTGCACAGCACGTTCGTCGCGGCTGAGGCTTCCAGGGCCCATGCGCTGATGGAGTCCAGCCAGCACGCCGGGAAAATTGTTTTGACGTGGACCGCATGAAAAAAAAGAAACTGATTGCCGGTAACTGGAAGATGAACGGCAGCTTGGCTGCCAACCAGGCCTTATTGAATGCATTGCGTGAAGGTGCAGAGCCATCCGGCTGTGACATCGCGGTGGCAGTGCCTGCGCCTTATCTGGCGCAAGTGCAGTCGCTTGCCGAGGGCTCCGCTGTCGCGGTCGCTGCGCAGGATGTTTCGGCGCATGAGTCCGGTGCCTACACCGGCGAGGTCTGTGCCGCCATGCTGCTGGAATTCGGGGTTCGCTACGTGCTGGTCGGGCATTCCGAGCGGCGCCAGTATCACGCGGAAACCGATGAGGTGGTGGCTGCCAAGGCGCAGCGTGCTCTGGCGGCAGGTATCACACCCATCGTGTGTGTCGGAGAAACCCTGGAAGAGCGTGAGGCCGGGCAAACGCAGACGGTGGTCAAGCGCCAGTTGGCTGCAGTGATCCATGCGAACGGGCACTGCATCAGTGAGATTGTGGTGGCCTATGAGCCCGTCTGGGCAATCGGTACAGGCCGCACCGCTACGCCCGAACAGGCGCAAGAGGTTCATGCGGTGCTCCGTGCCCAGTTGGCGGCGGCGAGTCCTCAGGCCGAACGCATCCGATTGCTGTACGGCGGAAGCATGAATGCCGCAAATGCTTCCCAATTGCTGGCCCAGCCGGACATCGATGGGGGGTTGGTCGGCGGAGCATCGCTCAAGGCCCACGACTTTATGCAAATCATTGCTTCGGCGCAATAAAGACGCTGGCACATAGCTATCAAATTAGGAGTAAATAGAGAATGAATGCGCTTGTGAACGTGATTTTGGCGGTGCAAATTCTGGCCGCATTGGTGATGATCGGTCTGATCCTCATTCAGCATGGCAAGGGTGCCGACATGGGGGCCGCTTTCGGTAGCGGGAGTTCGGGCAGCCTGTTTGGTGCCAGTGGCAGTGCCAATTTCCTGTCGCGTAGCACCGCGGTGCTGGCTGGTGTGTTCTTTGTTGCAACGCTGGCGCTGGCCTACTTTGGCAACGTTCGGCCTGCAGGTGTTGGCAGCGTGCTGGAAGTTCCCGGCGCTGTGGCGCCTGTGCAACCCGCTTCCGGCTCAGCGTCGGAGGTGCCTTCGGCGCCCGTGGTGCCTGCCTCTGGTGCTGGACAGATTCCAACCAAGTAAGAAGAAAAGCGCAAAATTCAAACCTGCCCATCGGAGCAGGGTTTTTCCGGAGTAGAATCCCGGATTGTCTGGAAAGCCAAAAAACCCAACGGGTTCCTCATGCCATCCAGATGCATAAATCAGCCGTCGTGGTGAAATTGGTAGACACGCTATCTTGAGGGGGTAGTGGCGAAAGCTGTGCGAGTTCGAGTCTCGCCGACGGCACCAAAACAAAAGCCCATCCAATACGCCCAATGTGGGGTGTCTGGGTGCGGCTTCAGCGGTGAGCACATCCTCCAGATGAACCTCGATCAGTACCTCCCCGTTCTCTTGTTCATCTTGGTCGGCATCGGTGTCGGCGTCGTGCCTCTGGTGCTGGGCTATGTCCTTGGCCCCAATCGCCCGGATGCGGCCAAAAATTCCCCCTATGAATGCGGCTTCGAAGCTTTCGAAGATGCGCGCATGAAGTTCGATGTGCGCTATTACCTGGTCGCCATCCTCTTCATTCTTTTTGATCTGGAAATCGCTTTCCTGTTTCCGTGGGCGGTTTCGCTCCACGAGGTGGGTTTGACGGGTTTCATTGCCGTTGTCATCTTCCTGGCCATTCTGGTCGTGGGCTTTGCCTACGAGTGGAAAAAGGGTGCCCTGGATTGGGAATGACTGGTCTTCATAAGGAATGACACGATGATTGAAGGCGTGATGAAGGAAGGCTTCATCACCACCAGTTACGACTCGGTGGTGAATTGGGCCAAGACCGGCTCGCTGTGGCCCATGACCTTTGGTCTGGCCTGCTGCGCGGTGGAGATGATGCACGCAGCGGCGGCGCGCTACGACATCGGTCGCTTCGGCGCCGAGGTGTTCCGCGCCAGTCCGCGCCAGTCCGATCTGATGATCGTGGCCGGCACGTTGTGCAACAAGATGGCGCCAGCCCTGCGCAAGGTGTACGACCAGATGTCCGAGCCACGCTGGGTACTCTCCATGGGGTCGTGCGCCAACGGTGGCGGCTACTACCACTACAGCTATTCGGTGGTGCGGGGCTGTGATCGCATCGTTCCGGTGGATGTGTACGTGCCGGGTTGCCCGCCCACTGCCGAGGCATTGATCTACGGGATCATCCAGTTGCAGCAGAAGATCCGCCGCACCAACACCATCGCTCGCGTCTGAAGGGTTGACGATGACTGCCTTTGCTATTCGACCCGAGGCACTTCGGGACGCGATCGCCGCTGCGCTCGGCGACAAGGTGCGCCAGCTTTCGGTGGCGCTGGATGAAGTGACCCTGGTGGTCTCTGCCGCCGACTATCTTGCGGCCATGCAGTTGCTGCGCGATGCGCCGGGCTGCCGTTTCGAACAGTTGGTCGACCTGTGCGGCGTGGACTACTCGTCGTATGGCGACGTCGGTGTGGAAGGTCCGCGCTACTGCGTGGTCTCGCACCTGCTGTCGGTCAGCATGAATCAGCGCGTGCGTGTGAAGGTGTTCTGCCCGGATGACGATTTTCCGGTCGTGCCTTCGGTTTCGGACCTCTGGAATTCTGCCAACTGGTACGAGCGCGAGGCCTTCGACCTGTACGGCATCGTGTTCGACGGGCACAGCGATCTGCGCCGCATCCTCACCGACTATGGCTTCATCGGGCACCCCTTCCGCAAGGATTTTCCATTGTCCGGACACGTGGAAATGCGTTACGACGCCGAGCAGCGCCGCGTCGTGTACGAGCCGGTCACGATCGAGCCGCGCGAGATCACGCCTCGCATCATCCGCGAAGAAAAGTACGGAGGCCTGCACTGAGGCGTTCGCGCCGAAAAGTGATCCACCATGGCTGAAATCAAGAACTATTCCCTGAACTTCGGGCCGCAGCATCCAGCCGCACACGGTGTGCTGCGCCTCGTGCTCGAGCTGGACGGCGAAGTCGTGCAGCGTGCCGACCCCCACATCGGCCTGCTGCACCGCGCCACCGAAAAGCTGGCCGAGCACAAGACCTTCATCCAGTCGCTGCCCTACATGGACCGGCTGGACTATGTCTCGATGATGTGCAACGAGCACGCCTACTGCCTGGCCATCGAGAAGCTGCTGGGCCTGGACGTGCCTGTGCGCGCGCAGTACATCCGCGTGATGTTCTCCGAGATCACGCGCCTGCTAAACCACCTGATGTGGCTGGGTTCGCACGGCAACGACTGCGGCAGCTCCACGATCCTGATCTATACCTTCCGCGAGCGGGAAGACCTGTTCGACATGTATGAGGCGGTCTCAGGTGCGCGCATGCACGCGGCGTACTTCCGTCCCGGTGGCGTGTACCGCGATCTGCCGGATTCGATGCCGCAGTACAAGGTCAACAAGATCCGCAACGCCAAGGCCATCGCGGCGCTGAACCAAAACCGCAGCGGTTCCCTGCTGGACTTCATCGACGACTTCACGCAGCGGTTCCCGAAGTGCGTGGACGAATACGAAACGCTGCTCACCGACAACCGCATCTGGAAGCAGCGCACGGTCGGCATCGGCGTAGTGACGCCGGAGCGTGCCCTCAATCTGGGCATGACCGGCCCGATGATCCGCGGCTCGGGCATTGCATGGGATCTGCGCAAGACGCAGCCCTACGATGTCTATGACCGCATGGACTTCGACGTGCCGGTGGGCAAGACGGGCGACTGCTACGACCGCTATCTGGTGCGTGTGCAGGAAATGCGCCAATCCAACCGCATCATCAAGCAGTGCGTGGACTGGCTGCGCGCCAACCCCGGCCCGGTGATCACGGACAACCACAAGGTGGCACCGCCCTCGCGCGAATCCATGAAGTCGAACATGGAGGAATTGATCCACCATTTCAAGCTCTTCACCGAAGGTTTCCGCGTGCCCGAAGGCGAAGCGTATGCGGCCGTGGAGCATCCCAAGGGCGAGTTCGGCATCTACTTGGTGAGCGACGGTGCCAACAAGCCCTACCGCCTGAAAATCCGCGCGCCTGGTTTTGCCCACTTGGCCACCTTGGACGAAATGGCCCGTGGCCACATGATTGCCGATGCCGTGGCCATCATTGGCACGATGGATATCGTGTTCGGGGAGATTGACCGATGAATACCGAAGCGAAGAGTGTGGTGACGGGCGCGTCTCAAATCACTGAGGCGACGCTGGCGCGTTTTGCGCGCGAAGTGGCGAAGTACCCCGCTGAGCAAAAGCAGTCGGCCGTCATGGCCTGCCTGTCCATCGTCCAGCAGGAGCTGGGCTGGGTCAGCACCGAGAACGAGGCCGTGATCGCCAGCTACCTGGGCATGCCCCAGATCGCGGTGCATGAAGTCACCACGTTCTACAACATGTACAACCAGCAGCCGACGGGCAAGTACAAGCTCAACGTCTGTACCAACCTGCCGTGCCAGCTGCGCGATGGCCAGAAGGCGCTGCATCACCTGGAAAAGAAACTGGGCGTTGCGATGGGCGAGACCACGGCCGATGGCCTGTTCACGCTGCAACAGTGCGAATGCCTCGGCGCCTGCGCCGATGCGCCCGTGTTGCTGGTCAATGACCGCACCATGTGCAGTTTCATGGACAACGACAAGCTCGATCAGCTCGTGGATGGCCTGCGCCAAGCCGAAGGCGTGGCATCCCCGGCCCGGGCGGAAGGGCAAGCATGACGACCGCTGCACAGATTCTGTCGCAATTCCAGGCGACGGGCGTTCAAACCTGCTTCCACGATCGCCACATCGATCCGCAGATCTATGCGGGTCTGGATGGCACCAACTGGAGCCTCAAGGACTACGAGGCGCGCGGTGGCTATGCCGCCTTGCGCAAGATCCTCGAGCAGGGCGAAGGCGTTGGTCTCACCCAGGACCAGGTCATTGCGACCGTCAAGGAATCGGGCCTGCGTGGCCGTGGCGGTGCGGGTTTTCCCACCGGCCTCAAGTGGAGCTTCATGCCCCGCTCGTTCCCTGGTCAGAAGTATCTCGTCTGCAATTCCGACGAAGGCGAGCCGGGCACCTGCAAGGACCGCGACATCCTGCAGTTCAACCCGCACATCGTCATCGAGGGCATGATCATCGCGGCTTATGCGATGGGCATTTCCGTGGGCTACAACTACATCCACGGCGAAATCTTCCAGACCTACGACCGCTTCGAAGAGGCGCTCGAAGAGGCGCGTGCTGCGGGCTACCTGGGCGACAAGATTCTGGGCAGCAATTTCAGCTTCCAGCTGCATGCCGCCCATGGGTTCGGCGCCTACATCTGCGGCGAGGAAACGGCACTGCTGGAGTCGCTCGAAGGCAAGAAGGGTCAGCCGCGCTTCAAGCCGCCATTCCCTGCGAGCTTCGGCCTCTACGGCAAGCCCACCACGATCAACAACACCGAGACGTTTGCCGCGGTGCCCTGGATCATCCGCAACGGCGGCGCGGCCTACCTGGCCTGCGGCAAGCCCAATAACGGCGGCACCAAGATCTTCTCGGTTTCCGGCGACGTCGAAAAGCCCGGCAACTACGAGGTGCCCATGGGCACGCCGTTCGCCAAGCTGCTGGAACTGGCAGGTGGCGTGCGCAAGGGCCGCCAGCTCAAGGCCGTGATTCCCGGTGGATCGTCCGCTCCGGTGCTGCCGGCGTCCGTCATCATGGAATGCACGATGGACTACGATTCGATCGCCAAGGCCGGCTCGATGCTCGGCTCTGGCGCCGTGATCGTGATGGACGATTCGCGCAGCATGGTGGAGAGCCTGTTGCGCCTGTCCTATTTCTATTCGCATGAATCGTGCGGACAGTGCACACCGTGCCGCGAAGGCACCGGCTGGATGTGGCGCGTGATTGACCGCATCCAGCACGGCGAAGGCCGCGACGGCGATCTGGAGCTGCTCAATTCGGTGGCCGACAACATCCAGGGCCGCACCATCTGCGCTTTGGGCGATGCCGCCGCCATGCCGGTGCGCGCCATGATCAAGCACTTCCGCCCGGAATTCGAAGCGCTGATCCGCAACAAGACCCCTCAGGCTTCTGCCTCTGCCTGATCGCGAGAAACGCATATGGTTGAAATCGAACTGGACGGACAGAAGGTAGAAGTCGCCGAGGGCTGCATGGTGATGCATGCGGCCGAGAAGGCGGGCACCTACATTCCCCATTTCTGCTATCACAAGAAGCTTTCCATCGCCGCCAATTGCCGCATGTGCCTGGTGGATGTGGAGAAGGCGCCCAAGCCGATGCCGGCCTGCGCCACGCCCGTGACGCAAGGCATGATCGTGCGCACCAAGAGCGACAAGGCCATCAAGGCCCAGCAGTCGGTCATGGAGTTCCTGCTCATCAATCACCCGCTGGACTGCCCGATCTGCGATCAGGGCGGCGAGTGCCAGCTGCAGGATCTGGCGGTGGGCTATGGTGGCTCTTCTTCGCGCTACGAAGAGGAAAAGCGCGTCGTCTTCCACAAGGACGTCGGTCCGCTGATCTCCATGGAGGAGATGACCCGCTGCATCCATTGCACCCGCTGCGTGCGCTTCGGCCAGGAAGTGGCCGGCGTGATGGAACTGGGCATGATCCATCGTGGCGAGCATTCCGAGATCACCACGGTGCTGGGCGATACGATCGATTCCGAGCTGTCGGGCAACATGATCGACATCTGCCCCGTGGGCGCGCTGACCAGCAAGCCTTTCCGCTACAGCGCCCGGACCTGGGAACTGTCGCGCCGCAAGTCGGTGAGCCCACACGATTCCACCGGTGCCAATCTCATCGTCCAGGTGAAGAACCACAAGGTGATGCGCGTCGTTCCCTTTGAGAACGAAGACGTCAACGAGTGCTGGATTGCCGATCGTGACCGCTTCTCCTACGAGGCTCTCAACGGAGACGAGCGTCTGACGCGCCCGATGCTCAAGCAGGGCGGCCAGTGGAAGGAAGTGGACTGGCAGACCGCGCTGGAATACGTGGCCAATGGCCTGCAGGGCATCCGCACCGACCATGGTGCCCAGAGCATCGGTGCGCTGGTGAGCCCGCACAGCACGCTGGAGGAGCTGTTCCTGGCCGGTTCGCTGGTGCGCGGCATCGGCAGCGACAACATCGACCACCGCCTGCGCCACGCCGAGTTCACCGAGGCCGATGGCATCCATTGGCTGGGCACGAGTATCGCTTCGCTGTCCTCGCTGCAGTCGGTGCTGGTCGTGGGCTC encodes:
- the rpsO gene encoding 30S ribosomal protein S15, with amino-acid sequence MIASSIKAEVVKANARAANDTGSPEVQVALLTARINELTPHFKTHAKDHHGRRGLLRMVSRRRKLLDYLKTKDAERYTALIAKLGLRK
- the pnp gene encoding polyribonucleotide nucleotidyltransferase, with the translated sequence MSIFNKVTKSFQWGDKTVVMETGEIARQASGAVLVNIDDTVVLATVVGSKTAKAGQDFFPLTVDYIEKTYAAGKIPGSFFKREAKPSEHETLTSRLIDRPIRPLFPEGFFNEVHVVIHTVSLNPEVDADIAALIAVSAALSISGIPFNGPIGAARVGYINGEYVLNPGQTARKNSQMDLVVAGTEAAVLMVESEAQQLSEEIMLGAVVFGHEQGNIAINAIHELVRDAGKAVWDWQPPAKDESFIGKVNALAEEKLRAAYQIRSKQARTQALREATASVLAALKAEGVEFDAVKVEGLLFDIEAKIVRSQILAGEPRIDGRDTRTVRPIEIRNGVLPRTHGSALFTRGETQALVVSTLGTERDAQRIDALAGEYEDRFMMHYNMPPFATGEVGRMGSTKRREIGHGRLAKRALIAVLPTKEEFPYTMRVVSEITESNGSSSMASVCGGCLSLMDAGVPMKAHVAGIAMGLIKDDNRFAVLTDILGDEDHLGDMDFKVAGTTGGITALQMDIKIQGITKEIMQVALAQAKEARLHILGKMQEAMGEAKTEVSNFAPKLFTMKINPEKIRDVIGKGGAVIRALTEETGTQINIDEDGTITIASTDSAKADEAKRRIEQITAEVEIGKIYEGPIVKILDFGALINLLPGKDGLLHISQIAHERVEKVTDYLTEGQIVKVKVLETDEKGRVKLSMKALADRPMGDSGGRPAPAERGERSDRGERRERRDGADQQQQQQSLTSGESSGQMDA
- a CDS encoding NAD(P)H-quinone oxidoreductase — encoded protein: MRVVEIEGPGGPEVLRLGERSVPEPAQGELLIRVAASGINRPDVLQRKGHYAPPPGASELPGLEVAGVIERGDQAAMDKAGLKVGDRVCALVAGGGYAEYCVAPVMQCLPVPEGFSDIEAASLPETFFTVWSNVFDRGRLQSGETLLVQGGSSGIGVTAIQLARAFGAMVIVTAGSDEKCAACLEIGAHHAINYKTQDFVAEIDRITGGKGVDVILDMVAGDYVAREIECLAEDGRLVIIAVQGGVKAELNAGLVLRRRLTVTGSTLRPRSVAFKGAIANALRERVWPLLSSRKVRPIVHSTFVAAEASRAHALMESSQHAGKIVLTWTA
- the tpiA gene encoding triose-phosphate isomerase, coding for MKKKKLIAGNWKMNGSLAANQALLNALREGAEPSGCDIAVAVPAPYLAQVQSLAEGSAVAVAAQDVSAHESGAYTGEVCAAMLLEFGVRYVLVGHSERRQYHAETDEVVAAKAQRALAAGITPIVCVGETLEEREAGQTQTVVKRQLAAVIHANGHCISEIVVAYEPVWAIGTGRTATPEQAQEVHAVLRAQLAAASPQAERIRLLYGGSMNAANASQLLAQPDIDGGLVGGASLKAHDFMQIIASAQ
- the secG gene encoding preprotein translocase subunit SecG, translated to MNALVNVILAVQILAALVMIGLILIQHGKGADMGAAFGSGSSGSLFGASGSANFLSRSTAVLAGVFFVATLALAYFGNVRPAGVGSVLEVPGAVAPVQPASGSASEVPSAPVVPASGAGQIPTK
- a CDS encoding NADH-quinone oxidoreductase subunit A, which produces MNLDQYLPVLLFILVGIGVGVVPLVLGYVLGPNRPDAAKNSPYECGFEAFEDARMKFDVRYYLVAILFILFDLEIAFLFPWAVSLHEVGLTGFIAVVIFLAILVVGFAYEWKKGALDWE
- a CDS encoding NuoB/complex I 20 kDa subunit family protein — protein: MIEGVMKEGFITTSYDSVVNWAKTGSLWPMTFGLACCAVEMMHAAAARYDIGRFGAEVFRASPRQSDLMIVAGTLCNKMAPALRKVYDQMSEPRWVLSMGSCANGGGYYHYSYSVVRGCDRIVPVDVYVPGCPPTAEALIYGIIQLQQKIRRTNTIARV
- a CDS encoding NADH-quinone oxidoreductase subunit C gives rise to the protein MTAFAIRPEALRDAIAAALGDKVRQLSVALDEVTLVVSAADYLAAMQLLRDAPGCRFEQLVDLCGVDYSSYGDVGVEGPRYCVVSHLLSVSMNQRVRVKVFCPDDDFPVVPSVSDLWNSANWYEREAFDLYGIVFDGHSDLRRILTDYGFIGHPFRKDFPLSGHVEMRYDAEQRRVVYEPVTIEPREITPRIIREEKYGGLH
- a CDS encoding NADH-quinone oxidoreductase subunit D, with the translated sequence MAEIKNYSLNFGPQHPAAHGVLRLVLELDGEVVQRADPHIGLLHRATEKLAEHKTFIQSLPYMDRLDYVSMMCNEHAYCLAIEKLLGLDVPVRAQYIRVMFSEITRLLNHLMWLGSHGNDCGSSTILIYTFREREDLFDMYEAVSGARMHAAYFRPGGVYRDLPDSMPQYKVNKIRNAKAIAALNQNRSGSLLDFIDDFTQRFPKCVDEYETLLTDNRIWKQRTVGIGVVTPERALNLGMTGPMIRGSGIAWDLRKTQPYDVYDRMDFDVPVGKTGDCYDRYLVRVQEMRQSNRIIKQCVDWLRANPGPVITDNHKVAPPSRESMKSNMEELIHHFKLFTEGFRVPEGEAYAAVEHPKGEFGIYLVSDGANKPYRLKIRAPGFAHLATLDEMARGHMIADAVAIIGTMDIVFGEIDR
- the nuoE gene encoding NADH-quinone oxidoreductase subunit NuoE, with the translated sequence MNTEAKSVVTGASQITEATLARFAREVAKYPAEQKQSAVMACLSIVQQELGWVSTENEAVIASYLGMPQIAVHEVTTFYNMYNQQPTGKYKLNVCTNLPCQLRDGQKALHHLEKKLGVAMGETTADGLFTLQQCECLGACADAPVLLVNDRTMCSFMDNDKLDQLVDGLRQAEGVASPARAEGQA
- the nuoF gene encoding NADH-quinone oxidoreductase subunit NuoF, whose protein sequence is MTTAAQILSQFQATGVQTCFHDRHIDPQIYAGLDGTNWSLKDYEARGGYAALRKILEQGEGVGLTQDQVIATVKESGLRGRGGAGFPTGLKWSFMPRSFPGQKYLVCNSDEGEPGTCKDRDILQFNPHIVIEGMIIAAYAMGISVGYNYIHGEIFQTYDRFEEALEEARAAGYLGDKILGSNFSFQLHAAHGFGAYICGEETALLESLEGKKGQPRFKPPFPASFGLYGKPTTINNTETFAAVPWIIRNGGAAYLACGKPNNGGTKIFSVSGDVEKPGNYEVPMGTPFAKLLELAGGVRKGRQLKAVIPGGSSAPVLPASVIMECTMDYDSIAKAGSMLGSGAVIVMDDSRSMVESLLRLSYFYSHESCGQCTPCREGTGWMWRVIDRIQHGEGRDGDLELLNSVADNIQGRTICALGDAAAMPVRAMIKHFRPEFEALIRNKTPQASASA